The following are encoded together in the Bacillota bacterium genome:
- a CDS encoding UPF0175 family protein encodes MRTSVIIPDDVLRAARMSAAELMQEIAVLLFQKEKLTLGQASRLAGMNQLQFQHLLASRQIPIHYDVAEFEADLKTLRDRLANSRHGARKGPK; translated from the coding sequence ATGAGAACGAGCGTGATAATACCAGATGATGTCTTGCGGGCAGCTCGAATGTCTGCCGCCGAATTGATGCAGGAGATTGCGGTCTTGCTCTTCCAGAAAGAGAAACTAACCCTGGGGCAGGCTAGCCGCCTGGCAGGGATGAATCAATTGCAGTTTCAACATTTGCTGGCTAGTCGCCAGATCCCGATCCATTATGATGTGGCTGAGTTCGAGGCAGATCTAAAGACTCTGCGAGATCGGCTGGCAAATTCCCGCCACGGAGCCAGAAAAGGACCGAAGTAA
- the dapG gene encoding aspartate kinase: MVVLEASSRQSQANRIIIQKFGGTSVATAEARKLVASKVLEAQKQGFQPVVVVSAMGRRPDPYATDTLLDMVNSTGIEVAPRERDLLISCGEIISAVILVQALKAVGIQAQAFTGSQSGIITDDRFGEARIIGIGPERILASIRDGHVPVVAGFQGCSIAGDITTLGRGGSDTTASALGVALKAELVEIYTDVDGVMSADPRVSGGSQILESMTYEEILELANNGAKVVHPRAVEIVRQAGIPMKVKNTFSDAPGTLITSGKTSRIITGVTHLAGLSRIEVDLTGHPDQHQARVLVFKAISEEGINIDFVNMTPQSVLFTIKSDLQEKAQCALTKQGFAASVVPHCAKVSVVGAGMQHVPGIMARVVDALYREDISIMQTVDSEITISCLIAEKDAERAVRALFQEFGLSRVV, from the coding sequence GTGGTCGTCTTAGAAGCATCTTCTAGGCAAAGTCAAGCTAATCGTATAATAATCCAGAAATTTGGCGGTACATCCGTTGCCACGGCAGAAGCGCGGAAACTAGTTGCGTCTAAAGTGTTAGAAGCGCAGAAGCAGGGATTTCAGCCCGTAGTTGTGGTGTCCGCCATGGGAAGGCGTCCGGACCCTTATGCGACGGATACGTTGCTTGACATGGTGAATAGCACGGGAATCGAGGTCGCGCCGAGGGAGCGGGACCTTCTCATATCTTGTGGTGAGATCATCTCAGCGGTCATACTCGTGCAGGCATTGAAAGCCGTTGGCATTCAGGCCCAGGCCTTTACCGGATCACAGTCAGGCATAATCACGGATGATAGGTTTGGAGAAGCCCGAATCATCGGGATAGGGCCAGAAAGAATCCTTGCTTCCATAAGGGACGGCCATGTTCCCGTTGTCGCTGGTTTCCAGGGATGCAGCATAGCAGGAGATATTACCACCTTGGGACGGGGTGGAAGCGATACTACTGCTTCAGCTCTTGGAGTCGCTCTCAAGGCTGAGCTTGTGGAGATTTATACGGATGTTGATGGGGTGATGAGCGCAGATCCTCGTGTATCAGGTGGGTCGCAGATACTTGAGAGCATGACCTATGAAGAGATATTGGAGCTTGCCAATAATGGCGCCAAGGTTGTGCATCCCCGGGCCGTGGAGATAGTCCGTCAAGCCGGGATTCCCATGAAGGTTAAGAACACCTTCAGCGATGCTCCCGGGACTCTTATCACCTCTGGCAAGACAAGCAGGATAATAACTGGGGTTACCCATTTAGCTGGACTTTCAAGGATCGAGGTTGATCTCACTGGCCATCCTGATCAGCATCAGGCCCGGGTGTTAGTATTCAAGGCCATCAGTGAAGAGGGAATCAACATCGATTTCGTCAACATGACCCCTCAGAGTGTCTTATTCACCATCAAGAGCGATCTGCAGGAGAAGGCCCAATGTGCCCTCACGAAACAAGGATTTGCGGCAAGTGTTGTGCCCCATTGCGCCAAGGTGTCGGTTGTGGGTGCAGGAATGCAGCATGTGCCAGGCATCATGGCAAGAGTTGTGGATGCGCTTTACCGGGAAGATATAAGTATCATGCAGACCGTAGACTCTGAGATCACCATCTCCTGCTTGATAGCGGAGAAGGATGCGGAACGCGCGGTCAGGGCGCTGTTCCAGGAGTTTGGCCTTTCGCGCGTGGTGTAG